A portion of the Tenacibaculum todarodis genome contains these proteins:
- a CDS encoding serine hydrolase, with protein MEKHLLLIISILTILSCKTAEKSSQEVIDPVEYSMDTNADFLSEYPEINAISIGIFKDGKKLTKYYGEIDKGKNNKPNDNSLFEIASVTKTFTGFLTAQAVLEGKLNLEDDIRKYLNGSYPNLEYQSQPIKIKNLLTHSAGFTRDFSSTLQKFFLDDISESDEKELRTYNKEKLLEDLNNFELNTTPNTTYNYSPIVGPEILAILLENVYQKPYSTLLNEFILKKIGMENTAIHLDENAKKHIVNGYTDKGKLVKPAIEILNGAGGGIKSTIPDLLKYIEYLLESKNPVIKEMKKPLFYDKEDDEDYGYFWRLNDKDILHNGGTGGSANWVIILPESNCGFTVHINSNGDTSGDLINAIAFNIYRDMASYPEKNMHQPVRKAILENTKNGILYYKNLKKNNPSNYNFHDKNVLNNIGYDLLGENRITDAIQVFQLLVTEFPNSANAYDSLGEGYYKNKQYNLSLINYKKSLELNPKSTNPVKMIEKINEILNEE; from the coding sequence ATGGAGAAGCATTTACTACTAATTATTTCTATCCTAACCATATTAAGCTGTAAAACAGCAGAAAAAAGCAGTCAAGAAGTAATTGATCCTGTTGAGTATTCAATGGATACTAATGCTGATTTCTTATCAGAATATCCAGAAATAAATGCTATTTCAATAGGAATTTTTAAAGATGGAAAAAAACTCACCAAATATTACGGCGAAATTGATAAAGGAAAAAATAACAAACCAAATGACAATTCTCTTTTTGAAATTGCGTCAGTAACAAAAACATTTACTGGATTTTTAACTGCACAAGCTGTTTTAGAAGGGAAACTAAATTTAGAAGATGATATTAGAAAATATTTAAATGGCTCTTATCCTAATTTAGAATACCAAAGTCAACCCATTAAAATTAAAAATTTACTAACACATTCAGCAGGTTTTACACGTGATTTTTCTTCAACCTTGCAAAAATTTTTCTTAGATGATATTTCAGAAAGTGATGAAAAAGAACTCAGAACTTACAATAAAGAAAAACTTTTAGAAGACTTAAATAACTTTGAACTTAATACAACTCCAAACACTACTTACAACTACTCTCCTATTGTTGGTCCTGAAATTTTAGCAATACTTCTTGAAAACGTTTATCAAAAACCATATTCAACGCTTTTAAATGAATTCATTTTAAAAAAGATTGGCATGGAAAATACAGCGATTCATTTAGATGAAAATGCTAAAAAACATATAGTAAATGGCTACACTGATAAAGGTAAATTAGTAAAACCTGCAATTGAAATTTTAAACGGAGCAGGTGGCGGAATAAAATCAACAATTCCAGATTTACTAAAGTATATTGAATACTTATTGGAAAGCAAAAACCCTGTAATTAAAGAAATGAAAAAGCCTTTGTTTTATGACAAAGAAGACGATGAAGATTACGGTTATTTTTGGCGTTTAAACGATAAAGATATATTACATAACGGCGGAACAGGCGGAAGTGCAAATTGGGTAATTATATTACCAGAATCTAACTGTGGTTTTACAGTTCATATTAATTCTAACGGAGATACCTCAGGAGATTTAATAAATGCTATTGCTTTTAATATCTATAGAGATATGGCGAGCTACCCAGAAAAAAACATGCATCAACCTGTTAGAAAAGCAATTTTAGAAAACACAAAAAACGGTATACTTTATTATAAAAATTTAAAGAAAAACAACCCGTCTAACTATAACTTTCACGATAAAAACGTATTAAATAATATTGGTTACGATTTACTTGGTGAAAACAGAATTACTGATGCAATACAGGTATTTCAATTATTAGTTACTGAATTTCCCAACTCAGCAAATGCGTATGACAGTTTAGGTGAAGGTTATTATAAAAACAAACAATACAATTTATCTTTAATAAACTATAAAAAATCTCTGGAGTTAAATCCAAAAAGTACAAATCCAGTAAAAATGATTGAGAAAATTAATGAGATTTTAAATGAAGAATAA
- a CDS encoding dihydroorotase has protein sequence MKNNILSTVLAFFITLFMFSQSSESDFNSGDIFIIGSVKFNNYKHINFPKDNFIIKKGGLANYKNIKGEKVIITSIKQDNKGKRVAIIKLVNSRKFFNSHRYITVDIEEAIENRELLPFDN, from the coding sequence ATGAAAAATAATATTTTAAGTACAGTTTTAGCATTTTTTATTACTCTCTTTATGTTTTCTCAGAGTTCAGAATCAGATTTTAACTCTGGAGATATATTTATTATAGGAAGTGTAAAATTTAATAATTATAAGCATATTAATTTTCCAAAAGATAATTTTATTATAAAAAAAGGAGGATTAGCAAATTATAAAAATATTAAGGGAGAAAAAGTTATAATAACTTCAATAAAACAAGACAATAAAGGAAAACGTGTTGCAATAATTAAACTTGTTAATTCTAGGAAGTTTTTCAATAGCCACAGATATATTACTGTAGATATTGAGGAAGCAATAGAAAATAGAGAATTGTTACCGTTTGATAATTAA
- a CDS encoding sodium:solute symporter yields the protein MEVASKLHAIDWIILSATLIFIVAYGTYVTRKNKNVTDYIKGGNDSKWWTIGLSVMATQASAITFLSTPGQAFHSGMGFVQFYFGLPIAMVIICLVFIPIYHKLKVYTAYEFLEGRFDLKTRSLAAILFLIQRGLAAGITIFAPAIILSAVLGWDLLLLNIVIGFLVIIYTVSGGTKAVNVTQKQQMIIIFVGMLIAFFMIMSQLPANITFTKALEIAGASNKMEVLDFSFDLSNRYTVWTGILGGTFLMLSYFGTDQSQVQRYLSGKSVRESQLGLIFNGLLKVPMQFFILLIGVMVFVFYQFNASPLNFNPGANEEVLRSEYVAEYQQLEAEHIEIENDKRAIFLDGFQVEEKEKIQLLNERDLALKASAKEIIEKVNEKSIKKIESNDKDYVFIHFIINNLPRGLIGLLLAVILSAAMSSTASELNALASTTAIDLYKRNVGEEKSDEHYVKASKWFTLLWGLIAISVACVANLFDNLIQLVNIIGSIFYGNVLGIFLLAFFIKFVKGNAVFIAALITQALIVWVFLLDWLPYLWLNALGCGLVMFIAIILQVFMGKKKDVFEEVS from the coding sequence TTTTATAGTTGCTTACGGAACCTACGTAACTCGAAAAAATAAGAACGTAACTGACTATATTAAAGGAGGAAACGACTCTAAATGGTGGACAATTGGATTGTCAGTTATGGCAACGCAAGCGAGTGCAATAACGTTTTTATCTACGCCAGGGCAAGCGTTTCATAGCGGAATGGGTTTTGTGCAATTCTACTTTGGATTGCCAATTGCAATGGTTATTATTTGCTTGGTTTTTATCCCTATTTATCACAAATTAAAAGTCTATACAGCTTATGAGTTTTTGGAAGGAAGATTCGATTTAAAAACAAGAAGTTTAGCCGCAATTTTATTTTTAATTCAGCGTGGTTTGGCAGCCGGAATTACCATTTTTGCACCTGCAATTATCTTGTCGGCAGTTTTAGGATGGGATTTACTATTGCTAAACATTGTAATTGGGTTCTTAGTAATTATTTACACGGTTTCTGGAGGAACAAAGGCGGTAAACGTAACGCAAAAACAACAAATGATTATCATTTTTGTTGGAATGTTAATTGCATTTTTTATGATTATGAGTCAGCTTCCAGCAAATATTACATTTACAAAAGCACTTGAAATTGCGGGCGCGAGTAATAAAATGGAAGTCTTAGATTTTTCTTTCGATTTAAGTAATAGATACACCGTTTGGACAGGTATTTTAGGAGGAACGTTTTTGATGTTATCCTATTTTGGTACAGACCAAAGTCAGGTTCAGCGTTATTTATCTGGTAAATCGGTTAGAGAAAGCCAATTAGGTTTGATTTTTAACGGATTGTTAAAAGTGCCAATGCAGTTTTTTATCTTGTTAATTGGTGTTATGGTTTTTGTTTTTTATCAATTTAACGCATCGCCTTTAAACTTTAATCCTGGCGCAAATGAAGAGGTTTTAAGATCTGAATATGTTGCTGAATATCAACAGTTAGAAGCGGAACATATTGAAATTGAAAATGATAAAAGAGCCATATTTTTAGATGGTTTTCAGGTGGAAGAAAAAGAGAAAATTCAATTATTAAACGAAAGAGATTTAGCGTTAAAAGCTTCAGCCAAAGAAATTATTGAAAAGGTGAATGAAAAATCAATCAAGAAAATAGAGTCTAACGATAAGGATTATGTGTTTATTCATTTTATAATCAACAATTTACCAAGAGGATTAATCGGACTTTTATTAGCCGTAATTTTATCTGCCGCAATGTCTTCTACCGCATCAGAATTAAATGCATTGGCAAGTACAACTGCAATTGACTTATACAAACGAAATGTTGGCGAAGAAAAGAGCGATGAACATTATGTAAAAGCGTCTAAATGGTTTACACTACTTTGGGGACTTATAGCTATTTCCGTTGCTTGTGTTGCCAATTTATTTGATAATTTAATTCAATTAGTAAATATTATTGGTTCTATTTTTTATGGAAATGTCTTGGGTATTTTCTTACTTGCTTTCTTTATAAAATTTGTGAAAGGAAACGCAGTTTTTATAGCTGCTTTAATTACGCAGGCATTGATTGTCTGGGTATTTCTTTTAGATTGGTTACCGTATTTATGGCTCAACGCTTTAGGTTGTGGTTTGGTGATGTTTATTGCAATTATTTTGCAGGTGTTTATGGGGAAGAAAAAAGATGTTTTTGAAGAGGTTAGTTGA